In Yarrowia lipolytica chromosome 1F, complete sequence, a genomic segment contains:
- a CDS encoding uncharacterized protein (Compare to YALI0F07887g, similar to uniprot|Q7SFF2 Neurospora crassa NCU00879.1 hypothetical protein), with product MTTLKALPLTCSGHSRPVTHVSFGEIENRPFLISACKDALPILRNGATGDWIGTYLGHKGSTWCSRMSQGGDRDSTLVCTASADFTCKIWRAATGEELHSIEHPHIVRSCCFSQSGKLLATSCQDGHVRVYQLKDDKYQQTHCIKTMSKTVLWVQDASEPLLIVCTSKGIEWWSVKDTSEPMLKGQVSLGDTPGPFEISGGLLVGPAGNQVYVLDSLTREVLKCHKLDYNVSAVAVSPDRDVFQTGNSGDTWVRVHRYETGELVDTWKGHHGPVHTVAYSPNGDISATGSEDGTVRLWKIRDGPFGLWR from the exons ATGACGACTCTCAAGGCACTGCCGCTCACGTGCTCGGGCCACTCACGGCCAGTCACACACGTGAGCTTTGGGGAAATTGAAAACCGCCCGTTTCTGATTTCCGCCTGTAAGG ACGCGCTACCCATTCTGCGCAATGGCGCAACCGGTGACTGGATTGGCACCTACTTGGGTCACAAGGGCTCGACCTGGTGTTCTCGGATGAGCCAGGGAGGAGATAGAGACAGCACGCTGGTGTGCACCGCATCGGCCGATTTCACATGCAAAATCTGGCGCGCGGCCACCGGAGAAGAGCTGCATAGCATAGAGCACCCCCACATTGTGCGGAGCTGCTGTTTTTCGCAGTCCGgcaagctgctggccacCAGTTGTCAAGATGGCCATGTTCGCGTCTATCAActcaaggacgacaagtaCCAACAGACACACTGCATCAAAACCATGTCAAAGACGGTGTTGTGGGTCCAGGACGCCTCCGAGCCGCTACTGATAGTGTGCACATCCAAGGGCATTGAGTGGTGGAGTGTGAAGGACACGTCCGAGCCCATGCTCAAGGGCCAGGTTTCGCTAGGGGACACTCCGGGGCCGTTTGAGATTAGTGGTGGGCTTCTGGTTGGTCCGGCTGGAAACCAGGTCTATGTTCTGGACTCTTTGACAAGAGAAGTGCTCAAGTGCCACAAGCTGGACTACAATGTATCTGCTGTGGCCGTGTCTCCGGATCGAGATGTCTTTCAAACAGGCAACTCGGGGGATACGTGGGTTCGGGTGCACAGGTATGAGACCGGGGAGCTGGTGGACACCTGGAAGGGCCACCATGGACCGGTTCATACAGTAGCATATTCGCCCAATGGCGACATTTCGGCCACAGGAAGCGAGGACGGAACCGTCCGACTGTGGAAAATTCGCGACGGTCCGTTTGGGctctggagatga
- a CDS encoding uncharacterized protein (Compare to YALI0F07777g, weakly similar to uniprot|Q95ST9 Drosophila melanogaster CG15780): MTAVMDDPAMIVAEQTKLANEYKTLARAFASNRQTRLQAQMKLLKRGRRNPLFTRISKQQDERYHNQCELISKRAEYAVACIKRVSQGERRSVWLQFHKDKNAAKMRMISKLNQQLAQIRREYCQYNLEQVKVGAEVTDASLVDVAITETKLPAVLFGKPAPATQQEAYNDLATIHAQHAHIEHQAQLERTEASFDQQDFDLVHSLENLKYSIEDERERAEEASKEHQREEARRAEQEKREQELQREQEIQQQKLHQQQLRREEEARVAQQAAMQQQAAQERAYEEDRREQQQREMERQREMDYRRQHERSLSGQGMPQQQQQAQQVQAQQVQAQQAHQQQQQQQQQHQAQHQQQQQQQQQQPPMPQPMAATQGAWTNGGAPGAGGRRTPQSLHNQLPPQMRHPSHSHSHSHSQIPPPPPQTAPGTPGSQKMYLPPPSSFQQAPPPPPPQGNFYPQYDKPMLPHPGQPQQQQPPQQGPPPPHMGQQQHPGHPQHHPGHPQHPAGGSPPGPGQPPGAYSQQMPPQYYPPPPPPHMGYPPQGYYPPREHQGPPPPLPPHMRPGLPQHQHQVYYNGSPQLYQVPPLQPPQYGRQLPPPPQWY, from the exons ATGACAGCCGTGATGGATG ACCCCGCCATGATTGTGGCAGAACAGACGAAACTGGCCAACGAGTACAAAACGCTGGCCAGGGCATTCGCCTCCAACCGCCAGACCCGGTTACAGGCGCAGATGAAGCTGCTTAAGCGCGGACGGCGCAACCCGCTCTTCACCCGCATCTCCAAGCAGCAGGACGAGCGCTACCACAACCAGTGCGAGCTCATTTCCAAGCGTGCCGAATACGCCGTGGCGTGCATCAAGCGGGTGTCGCAAGGCGAGCGGCGCTCGGTGTGGCTGCAGTTccacaaggacaagaacgcTGCCAAAATGCGCATGAtttccaagctcaaccAACAGCTGGCGCAAATCAGACGGGAATACTGCCAGTACAACCTGGAGCAGGTCAAGGTGGGCGCTGAGGTCACCGATGCATCGCTCGTTGACGTGGCCATCACAGAGACAAAGCTGCCTGCAGTGCTGTTTGGCAAGCCCGCCCCTGCCACCCAGCAGGAGGCCTACAACGATCTGGCAACCATCCACGCCCAACACGCTCACATTGAGCACCAGGCTCAGCTGGAGCGCACCGAAGCGTCGTTCGACCAGCAGGACTTTGATCTGGTGCACTCGCTGGAGAACCTCAAATACTCGATTGAGGACGAGCGCGAGCGGGCTGAGGAAGCCTCTAAGGAGCACCAGCGAGAGGAGGCCCGCCGAGcagagcaggagaagcgCGAACAGGAGCTGCAGCGAGAGCAGGAGattcagcagcagaaactgcaccaacagcagctcAGACGGGAGGAAGAGGCCAGGGTGGCCCAGCAGGCTGCCATGCAGCAACAGGCGGCCCAGGAGCGAGCATACGAAGAGGACCGGCgcgagcagcagcaaaggGAGATGGAGCGCCAGCGAGAGATGGACTACCGGCGACAGCACGAGCGGTCGCTCTCGGGTCAAGGTATgcctcaacagcagcagcaagctcaacaagtgCAGGCACAGCAGGTACAGGCACAGCAAGCgcatcaacagcagcagcaacagcagcagcaacatcagGCccagcatcagcagcagcagcagcagcagcagcaacaaccaccaATGCCCCAGCCCATGGCTGCCACTCAAGGAGCATGGACCAATGGTGGCGCTCCTGGTGCCGGAGGAAGAAGGACTCCCCAGTCGCTACACAACCAACTGCCACCCCAGATGCGCCATCCCTCGCATTCGCATTCACATTCGCATTCTCAGATTCCACCGCCACCTCCACAGACCGCTCCGGGAACGCCCGGCAGCCAGAAAATGTACTTGCCTCCGCCCTCAAGCTTCCAGCAAGCGCCtccgcctcctcctccccagGGCAACTTTTACCCGCAGTACGACAAGCCCATGCTGCCTCATCCTGGccagccccagcagcaacagccacCGCAGCAGGgtcctccccctccccaCATGGGCCAACAACAGCATCCAGGACATCCTCAGCATCACCCCGGTCATCCGCAACACCCCGCAGGAGGCTCGCCCCCAGGCCCGGGACAGCCACCGGGGGCATACTCGCAGCAGATGCCTCCTCAGTActaccctcctcctcctcctcctcacaTGGGCTACCCTCCACAGGGATACTATCCTCCACGGGAGCACCAGggccctcctcctcctcttcctccgcATATGCGTCCCGGTCTTCCgcagcatcagcatcaGGTCTACTACAATGGGTCGCCTCAATTGTACCAGGTGCCGCCGCTCCAACCTCCGCAGTATGGACGACAattgcctcctcctcctcagtgGTATTAG
- a CDS encoding uncharacterized protein (Compare to YALI0F07909g, weakly similar to uniprot|Q9FJE1 Arabidopsis thaliana RNA and export factor binding protein 2-I-like protein, similar to Saccharomyces cerevisiae YRA1 (YDR381W); ancestral locus Anc_5.458): protein MDQALDEIIAQPSRRVSDSHDMMVTTYTERRHETWTQYQLESETDRHKHNDNLLRSRRSDRGDRRGRDYDDRRSARGRGDRERGRFVDKRYRDALPNTVLLIRNLHYELTENDLYDLFNKVGRVDDVEIHYDRSGRSLGDANVVFSRPEDAQDAIDKFDGKRAAGLKIEVKIDHRRDPALDLSERFGPRDRSLSPGRDRPYGGYREDRPPRRGRGGRGGRGRREGGSSTGRIPKEKKTVEELDAELDSYMQD from the exons ATGGATCAGGCCCTGGACGAGATTATTGCACAG CCTTCGCGACGAGTGAGTGATAGCCATGATATGATGGTGACGACATACACTGAGAGACGACACGAGACTTGGACACAATATCAGTTAGAGTCAGAAacagacagacacaaacacaatgacAATCTGCTT CGAAGTCGACGGTCGGATCGAGGCGATCGACGAGGCCGTGACTACGACGACAGACGATCCGCACGGGGTCGAGGCGACCGGGAACGGGGCCGGTTTGTCGACAAGAG ATATCGAGACGCGCTGCCAAACACAGTGCTGCTCATCAGAAACCTGCACTACGAACTGACGGAAAACGACCTCTACGATCTGTTCAACAAGGTGGGCCGAGTCGACGACGTGGAGATCCACTACGACCGGTCAGGCCGGTCGCTCGGAGACGCCAATGTGGTGTTTTCTCGACCAGAAGACGCTCAGGATGCCATCGACAAGTTTGACGGCAAGCGTGCAGCAGGACTCAAGATCGAGGTCAAGATTGACCACCGGCGAGACCCCGCTCTCGATCTCTCCGAGCGATTCGGACCCCGGGACAGATCTCTTTCCCCGGGACGAGATCGACCCTACGGCGGCTACAGAGAGGACCGACCTCcacgacgaggacgaggtggacgaggtggacgaggccGACGCGAGGGAGGATCATCAACTGGCCGAATCCCcaaggagaaaaagacTGTCGAGGAACTGGATGCCGAGCTCGACAGTTATATGCAGGATTAG
- a CDS encoding uncharacterized protein (Compare to YALI0F07799g, no similarity) produces the protein MEGCIHARTTLISSLRVYNMITGAQLAEHLHGGPLTDAQKQQANATAKKMHPATFSDDVKQSYESIAEGYYAIGRADIASKLESLIAQLEDMRVLDDQPVYHMLKVFLLTLGRPEDQPIKKRVVEVPLKRVGPPTKEQEPLDGVSDEVPFEGDHWNFENEELRGFTDSEEEHEDHDMEPAGDDAISTPPLDDDTGVPLSLQDFTLSSKETVIKTLETEWAPSQITLIRECLFLLQGLECNIGPDYAGHVEQIVEISASLDVLRDVTLQLESSSLPKLSCFVQELVDLMRDIHQWLYSVEIAYLNKDTSGLAVSLNDFRSTVSTRLAPVLALSAILSSKMDYRADPGLLLDAFDDTRSRTLDSKTMKLFHKLYKAVLRDILTAKRAPKTTAAASQAYVHLMTQIYEAQMFALGSNITLADEKEVALEGDCPDELLLNLQVELRHRYQHISAHIVREMHKQNVFSTTLESLSHSCFFSTAMTSFAEWMVQEIMGGSTMWRSQRYINYELDSAVRVHVSSSEPISIIETLRQFHLVVKPTVIQSKGDLQTLSNLWTVLLQVKLSVCLLSRAECANLQQLTKRHANLNILHLVAAFLDFDVCRPLWVDFTRLDTMTTLEQLLGEHSRTMAWLKKHKSVFGHIQQLLLDIESGDSTDDAMASIRKESIIQGTCLALL, from the coding sequence ATGGAAGGGTGCATACACGCACGAACCACtctcatctcatcactACGCGTCTACAACATGATTACGGGAGCCCAGTTGGCGGAGCATTTGCATGGCGGCCCTCTGACAGACGCTCAGAAGCAACAGGCCAACGCGACGGCTAAAAAAATGCACCCAGCTACGTTTTCCGACGACGTGAAACAGTCCTACGAAAGCATAGCGGAGGGCTATTACGCCATTGGACGGGCCGATATCGCCTCCAAGCTGGAGAGTCTGATTGCCCAACTCGAAGATATGCGTGTTCTAGACGACCAGCCCGTTTACCACATGCTCAAGGTGTTTCTGTTGACATTGGGGCGTCCAGAAGATCAGCCGATCAAGAAACGCGTAGTGGAAGTTCCGCTTAAACGCGTTGGACCGCCAACAAAGGAACAGGAGCCTTTGGACGGAGTGTCAGATGAAGTACCATTTGAAGGAGACCATTGGAACTTTGAAAATGAGGAACTGAGAGGGTTCACTGATTCAGAAGAGGAGCATGAGGATCACGATATGGAACCTGCAGGAGACGATGCTATCAGTACTCCTCCTTTGGATGACGATACAGGAGTTCCTCTATCGTTACAGGATTTCACTCTGTCTTCTAAAGAGACTGTCATCAAGACTTTGGAGACTGAATGGGCTCCCTCTCAAATAACATTGATCAGAGAGTGCCTTTTCTTGTTGCAAGGTCTCGAATGCAACATTGGACCGGATTATGCTGGTCATGTGGAGCAGATTGTAGAAATTTCTGCTTCTTTGGACGTGTTGAGAGACGTGACCCTTCAGCTGGAGTCATCAAGCCTTCCTAAACTGTCCTGTTTTGTTCAAGAATTGGTTGACCTGATGAGAGACATTCATCAATGGCTCTACAGCGTGGAAATTGCTTATCTGAATAAAGATACATCGGGGCTGGCTGTTTCTCTCAACGACTTTAGAAGCACAGTTTCTACTCGTCTAGCTCCGGTACTGGCTCTTTCTGCTATCCTGAGCTCCAAGATGGACTACAGGGCCGACCCAGGGCTGTTGTTGGATGCTTTCGACGATACCAGATCGAGGACCCTCGATTCCAAAACGATGAAACTTTTCCACAAGCTGTACAAGGCTGTATTGCGTGACATTTTGACGGCTAAAAGAGCTCCGAAAACAACGGCTGCCGCATCTCAAGCCTATGTCCACCTCATGACGCAAATCTATGAAGCTCAAATGTTTGCTTTGGGCTCCAACATCACACTTGCTGACGAGAAAGAAGTCGCTCTGGAGGGGGACTGTCCGGACGAGCTGCTACTCAACCTCCAAGTGGAGCTACGACACAGGTACCAGCATATCTCGGCGCATATTGTGCGTGAAATGCACAAGCAGAATGTGTTCAGCACTACTCTGGAGTCTCTATCCCATTCTTGCTTCTTTTCCACAGCCATGACTTCCTTTGCTGAATGGATGGTCCAGGAAATAATGGGAGGCTCTACCATGTGGAGATCGCAACGATACATCAACTACGAGCTGGACAGCGCTGTGAGAGTTCACGTTTCGTCTTCTGAACCCATATCTATCATTGAAACATTGAGGCAGTTCCATCTGGTCGTGAAACCAACTGTTATTCAATCAAAAGGGGACCTCCAAACCCTCTCTAACCTGTGGACCGTACTACTTCAGGTGAAACTGTCTGTGTGTCTGCTGAGTCGTGCCGAGTGTGCCAATCTACAACAATTGACCAAACGGCATGCCAACCTCAACATTCTCCATCTGGTAGCTGCATTTCTAGACTTTGATGTCTGCCGACCTCTGTGGGTGGATTTCACCAGGCTGGACACAATGACCACCCTGGAACAGCTGCTTGGAGAACACTCGCGTACAATGGCATGGCTAAAGAAGCACAAATCAGTGTTTGGTCACATTCAGCAATTGTTGCTGGATATAGAGAGTGGAGACAGCACGGACGACGCAATGGCCTCAATCAGGAAGGAGTCCATCATTCAGGGTACGTGCCTGGCTCTACTGTGA
- a CDS encoding uncharacterized protein (Compare to YALI0F07843g, similar to Saccharomyces cerevisiae UBX5 (YDR330W); ancestral locus Anc_5.374, similar to uniprot|Q06682 Saccharomyces cerevisiae YDR330w) → MDDELISNFIAITTATTEKAERYLQVCDNDLERAVTLYLENDGADLGGAEPSGGSRAAADDDTDADAYARQLQEEEYANNGGEVREAIQRRTDTLVGGDDDDGFGGWQNDYLPQHAPGGPGTYRGTGSRPAGIFSQRLRPADEDEDDMIIIDSDDEEEDDDPYEANIRRQRTAVDTGVQPSRMTAHQNRLAKLFQPPFDIMKILGFEDARRFAREQTKWLLVSIHDTTDFRCQVLNRDFWSDKAVKDVVRENFVFVQYDSDSPEGQYYTNLYPFDDFPHVAILDPRTGEQVKVWSKALVPADWMQDVYEFLSRYSLEKGHKNPIKTKTTKPVSRMTEEEQLEYAVRKSQGHDVDEEVEVEVDGKGKAKETEVVDLDGNEADSAATGAPEADSDEDKFLAIIPDAPEEPPNEPDTTRIQLRLADGSRVVRRIRTSDPVRAIYAFVKTLEKVQGTYFELTSAREKLFPKLDQTVEEAGLKNASILVEVLD, encoded by the coding sequence ATGGACGACGAACTGATCAGCAATTTCATCGCAATTACGACCGCAACCACCGAAAAGGCCGAGCGGTACCTCCAGGTCTGCGACAACGATCTTGAGCGTGCCGTGACTCTGTATTTGGAGAACGATGGAGCTGATTTGGGGGGAGCTGAGCCCTCAGGGGGTTCTAGGGCCGctgccgacgacgacaccGACGCCGATGCCTACGCTCGCcagctgcaggaggaggagtacgCCAACAATGGAGGCGAGGTGCGAGAGGCCATCCAGCGACGAACAGACACTCTAGTAGGAGgagacgatgacgacggTTTTGGAGGCTGGCAGAACGACTACCTGCCACAACATGCTCCAGGTGGCCCCGGAACTTACAGAGGCACGGGATCACGGCCTGCCGGCATATTTAGTCAGCGACTTCGGCCTGCcgacgaagacgaagacgaTATGATCATCATCGACTCGgatgacgaggaagaggacgaCGATCCCTACGAGGCCAACATTCGGCGTCAGCGCACAGCCGTTGATACTGGTGTCCAGCCCTCACGAATGACCGCTCACCAGAACCGCTTGGCCAAGCTGTTCCAACCACCCTTCGATATCATGAAGATCTTAGGCTTCGAAGATGCCAGGCGGTTTGCACGAGAACAGACCAAATGGCTGCTGGTAAGCATCCACGACACGACAGACTTCCGGTGCCAGGTGCTGAACCGGGACTTTTGGTCCGACAAGGccgtcaaggacgtggTTCGAGAAaactttgtgtttgtgcaaTACGACAGCGACTCGCCCGAGGGCCAGTACTATACAAACCTGTATCCGTTTGACGATTTCCCACACGTTGCGATTCTGGACCCGCGAACGGGAGAGCAGGTCAAGGTGTGGAGCAAGGCTCTGGTGCCTGCAGACTGGATGCAAGACGTGTACGAGTTCTTGAGTCGGTACTCGCTGGAGAAGGGCCACAAGAACCccatcaagaccaagaccacAAAGCCCGTCAGCCGCatgaccgaggaggagcagctggagtATGCGGTGCGAAAGTCACAGGGTCACGACGTggatgaggaggttgaggttgaggtggaCGGCAAGGGTAAGGCCAAGGAGACAGAGGtggttgatctggacgGCAATGAGGCTGATTCTGCTGCTACCGGAGCTCCAGAGGCTGACTCTGATGAAGACAAGTTTTTGGCCATCATTCCTGACGCCCCTGAAGAACCTCCCAATGAGCCTGATACTACCCGAATCCAGCTTCGACTGGCTGATGGATCGCGGGTGGTGCGACGAATCCGAACCTCGGATCCTGTGCGGGCCATCTATGCATTTGTCAAGACCCTCGAAAAGGTCCAAGGCACCTATTTTGAGCTCACCAGTGCGCGAGAGAAGCTCTTCCCCAAGCTGGACCAGaccgtggaggaggctggaCTCAAGAACGCCAGTATTCTCGTCGAGGTTCTGGACTAG
- a CDS encoding uncharacterized protein (Compare to YALI0F07821g, similar to uniprot|Q10242 Schizosaccharomyces pombe Probable gluconokinase, similar to Saccharomyces cerevisiae YDR248C; ancestral locus Anc_8.478), with protein sequence MTLFIVGGPCGTGKSTVAEALAKHLQCPFVEGDELHPKANVDKMARGEPLNDDDRWGWLQDIAKHGEAEIKDKHNKNAVITCSILKKKYRDLVRETLDKDIRMVVVFLYGSEEEITKRVTGRKGHFMKSGMVRSQFEAMEVPKEDELKDQNGQCFPVYTDNLDPDQVEQKVLSDVE encoded by the coding sequence ATGACTCTGTTTATCGTTGGGGGTCCCTGTGGCACCGGAAAATCGACTGTGGCTGAAGCGCTGGCCAAGCATCTCCAGTGTCCGTTTGTCGAGGGAGATGAGCTCCATCCAAAGGCCAATGTCGACAAAATGGCCCGTGGCGAGCCGCTGAACGATGACGATCGATGGGGCTGGCTACAGGACATTGCCAAACATGGAGAGGCCGAAATCAAGgacaaacacaacaagAACGCCGTCATTACATGCtccattctcaagaagaagtaccGGGACCTGGTGCGGGAAACTCTGGATAAGGACATCCGCATGGTTGTGGTGTTCCTGTACGGCTCTGAAGAGGAGATCACCAAGCGGGTGACCGGTAGAAAGGGCCATTTCATGAAAAGTGGCATGGTCAGAAGCCAGTTCGAGGCCATGGAGGTGCCCAAGGAAGACGAGCTGAAGGACCAGAATGGCCAGTGTTTTCCCGTTTACACGGATAACCTGGACCCTGATCAGGTGGAGCAAAAGGTTCTATCTGATGTTGAATAA
- a CDS encoding uncharacterized protein (Compare to YALI0F07865g, similar to Saccharomyces cerevisiae CTL1 (YMR180C) and CET1 (YPL228W); ancestral locus Anc_6.254, some similarities with uniprot|O13297 Saccharomyces cerevisiae YPL228w CET1 RNA 5'-triphosphatase (mRNA capping enzyme beta subunit)) produces the protein MDIGKMINDDNGSDSRRTSVKSLLNSPPTGLPSSDDRPDSKASSTSDLAQQLTNEMESGEDDDDEDAAAAVNHKPRRYSRPPIWATKWQGTGRHAERDHRPPPHRQDRRDPRMERQSGGSRALPASSTTTITGCPPSISGIKPFESVTRTVTSWLHAHLSTMSPEQLQTVELEAKIGTIQHKKAGADRARLDLPIVTEAVVNQQYVQAQCSFSSQLPESLLEEAKRILDAADPKFIKSTEHTIHRDEIYEGQQDKGNLRITRDDVTGRQVAKIRKKAIAHIMIHCPTDPFDIRLSLATESPTDDVPQGVCRTRRKDRISYLYDGFRADLTKVSGSSMSSELEMEADSHKLIGYFTDRNDPHNMDKVEELLQILLDSMRYVNRRLKA, from the coding sequence ATGGACATTGGCAAGATGATCAACGACGATAATGGGTCCGACTCGCGTCGCACCTCGGTTAAATCGCTTCTCAACAGCCCACCCACCGGCCTACCGTCCAGTGACGACCGGCCAGACTCCAAggcctccagcaccagcgATTTGGCGCAACAGCTGACCAACGAGATGGAGAGCGGcgaagacgacgatgacgaaGACGCCGCCGCTGCGGTCAACCACAAGCCCCGCCGGTACTCACGGCCTCCCATCTGGGCCACCAAGTGGCAGGGTACGGGGAGACATGCCGAGAGAGACCACAGACCTCCCCCTCACAGACAAGATCGACGAGACCCGAGAATGGAGCGGCAATCAGGGGGATCACGTGCCCTACCAGCTTCCTCCACTACCACCATCACAGGCTGTCCTCCATCGATATCGGGCATCAAGCCGTTTGAAAGCGTCACTCGAACGGTGACTTCATGGTTGCATGCTCATCTGTCCACCATGTCGCCGGAGCAGCTTCAGACGGTCGAACTGGAGGCCAAGATTGGTACTATTCagcacaagaaggccgGCGCTGATCGGGCTCGGCTAGACCTGCCTATTGTCACCGAGGCCGTGGTCAACCAGCAGTATGTCCAGGCCCAGTGTTCGTTCTCGTCACAGCTGCCCGAATCGCTGCTGGAAGAGGCCAAGCGCATTTTGGACGCTGCAGACCCCAAGTTTATCAAGAGCACAGAGCATACGATCCACAGAGATGAAATTTACGAGGGTCAACAAGATAAGGGCAATCTGAGAATCACACGGGACGATGTCACAGGCAGACAAGTGGCCAAAATCAGAAAAAAGGCCATTGCTCACATTATGATCCATTGCCCCACAGACCCATTTGACATTCGTCTGTCGCTAGCTACTGAAAGCCCCACAGACGACGTTCCTCAGGGAGTGTGTCGAACACGCCGAAAGGACCGAATTTCGTACCTTTATGACGGTTTCCGAGCAGACCTGACCAAGGTGTCTGGCTCCTCCATGTCCTCCGAGTTGGAAATGGAGGCCGACTCCCACAAGCTCATTGGCTACTTTACCGACAGAAACGACCCCCACAACATGGACAAGGTagaggagctgctgcagatTCTGCTGGACTCCATGCGGTATGTCAACCGGCGGCTCAAGGCGTAG
- a CDS encoding uncharacterized protein (Compare to YALI0F07931g, weakly similar to uniprot|Q96XG1 Sulfolobus tokodaii Putative senescence marker protein ST2555 gene and uniprot|P38235 Saccharomyces cerevisiae YBR053c, similar to Saccharomyces cerevisiae YBR053C; ancestral locus Anc_3.262): MFKTPFFPSHALISPTFLLNRGWCIFIDTRYKLGECPTYDSRDNSLVWTDILGETVQRINYDEPNQVTTHKTPCSVGCIGLTETPGVYIAGTKQGVALLDFRPGQQQQFKMVHSFDSLNLDADIRANDGTVSPDGRFWISTMAEDVDQKVAPRGRLFVYDGQTIEEVSGYDVHIPNGMGWLEGTVSGPFVFTDSANHRLLKDKKPFIEIENIEGCSMHPEPDGLTLSEDGDIWTAQFGASRVRRYSPEGILKDEIKFPAACITCPTFAGKDYNELIATSFNDDKGEGGKVFRVKLEGVKGVPKYVFKSA; encoded by the exons ATGTTTAAAACTCCGTTTTTCCCATCCCATGCCCTGATCAGCCCGACATTTCTGCTCAATCGCGGCTGGTGC ATTTTCATTGATACTCGATACAAACTGGGCGAGTGTCCTACATACGACTCCAGAGACAACTCTCTGGTCTGGACTGATATTCTAGGAGAGACTGTGCAACGGATCAATTATGACGAGCCGAACCAGGTTACGACTCACAAGACGCCTTGTTCGGTCGGATGCATTGGCTTGACAGAAACGCCTGGTGTATACATTGCTGGCACCAAGCAAGGAGTTGCTCTGCTGGATTTCAGACCGggacagcaacaacagttCAAGATGGTCCATTCATTTGACTCTCTCAATTTGGACGCCGATATTCGAGCCAACGATGGCACTGTGAGTCCCGATGGCAggttctggatctccaCCATGGCTGAAGACGTGGATCAGAAGGTGGCTCCTCGAGGACGTCTGTTTGTCTATGACGGTCAGACGATAGAGGAGGTGTCTGGTTACGACGTTCACATTCCCAATGGAATGGGGTGGCTTGAAGGAACAGTTTCCGGGCCGTTTGTGTTCACAGACTCGGCCAATCATCGGcttctcaaggacaagaagccGTTcattgagattgagaaCATTGAGGGCTGCTCCATGCACCCCGAGCCCGATGGACTGACACTTTCGGAAGATGGAGATATCTGGACTGCCCAGTTTGGTGCGTCTAGAGTGCGAAGGTACTCTCCGGAGGGCATTCTCAAGGATGAAATCAAGTTCCCTGCGGCCTGTATCACCTGTCCTACATTTGCCGGCAAGGACTACAATGAACTGATTGCCACTTCGTTCAACGATGACAAGGGAGAGGGAGGTAAGGTGTTCCGCGTGAAGTTGGAGGGGGTAAAGGGAGTTCCCAAGTATGTTTTCAAGTCTGCATAG